The following are encoded together in the Roseobacter denitrificans OCh 114 genome:
- a CDS encoding ABC transporter ATP-binding protein, with amino-acid sequence MAEIQLRNVNKRWGSFVGVDNFNLTIADQEFLVLLGPSGCGKTTTMRMIAGLEDATEGEIAIDGRVVNDLDPKDRDVAMVFQSYGLYPNMNVYENIRFPLKVRKVPEGEHDERVRRASAMVELDDFLHRKPAELSGGQRQRVALARAIVREPNVFLMDEPLSNLDAKLRVSTRAQIKNLSHELKVTTVYVTHDQIEAMTLADRVVVMKQGKVQQVGTPTEIYDNPANTFVASFIGSPAMNLMEGEMAGGTFKGTHVEIGGLSGPDGPATLGFRAEDATLSEDGSGQINAPIYTIELLGDATMLTVRAGGQLVSVKAHKEFRAEIGDMISFVVPPTICHLFDTQTGTRRAAT; translated from the coding sequence ATGGCAGAGATACAACTGCGCAACGTGAACAAGCGGTGGGGAAGCTTCGTCGGTGTTGATAATTTCAACCTGACCATCGCCGATCAGGAGTTTCTGGTGCTCCTTGGGCCTTCCGGCTGCGGCAAGACCACAACCATGCGCATGATTGCGGGACTCGAAGACGCCACGGAGGGCGAGATTGCGATTGACGGGCGGGTGGTGAATGACCTCGACCCCAAGGATCGTGATGTGGCCATGGTGTTCCAGTCCTACGGGCTTTACCCGAACATGAACGTTTATGAGAATATCCGCTTCCCGCTGAAGGTGCGCAAGGTGCCCGAGGGGGAGCATGATGAACGCGTGCGCCGCGCCTCCGCCATGGTGGAACTCGATGATTTCCTGCACCGCAAACCCGCCGAGCTGTCTGGGGGGCAGCGGCAACGCGTGGCCCTTGCACGGGCGATTGTCCGGGAACCGAATGTCTTTCTGATGGATGAGCCGCTGTCCAATCTGGATGCGAAACTCAGGGTATCGACGCGGGCGCAGATCAAGAACCTCAGCCACGAGTTGAAGGTGACGACCGTCTACGTCACCCATGATCAGATCGAGGCGATGACGCTGGCGGACCGTGTCGTCGTGATGAAGCAGGGCAAGGTGCAGCAGGTCGGCACGCCCACGGAAATCTATGACAATCCGGCCAATACCTTTGTGGCCAGCTTCATCGGCAGCCCGGCGATGAACCTGATGGAGGGTGAGATGGCCGGCGGTACGTTCAAGGGCACGCATGTGGAAATCGGCGGGCTTTCCGGCCCGGATGGCCCTGCGACACTGGGCTTCCGGGCCGAGGATGCAACCTTGTCCGAGGACGGATCGGGCCAGATCAATGCGCCGATCTACACGATTGAACTGCTGGGGGATGCGACGATGCTGACCGTCCGGGCAGGTGGGCAGCTTGTGTCGGTCAAGGCGCATAAGGAATTCCGGGCAGAGATTGGTGACATGATTTCTTTTGTTGTGCCGCCCACGATTTGCCATCTGTTCGACACGCAAACCGGGACGCGGCGTGCCGCAACCTGA
- a CDS encoding acyl-CoA dehydrogenase, translated as MNVETPILKAKDAPDLAGFDWSDPFRLAEQLHEDERMIQESAKAYAQEKLQPRVIDAYENEAVAPEIFKEMGDMGLLGITLPEEYGGLGGSYVAYGLVAREIERVDSGYRSMMSVQSSLVIYPIYAYGTEAQRQKYLPKLCSGESIGCFGLTEPDAGSDPAGMKTRAEKTPTGYKLTGSKMWISNSPIADVFVVWAKSEAHGGKIRGFILEKGMKGLSAPKVGNKLSLRASVTGEIVMDGVEVGEDALLPNVQGLKGPFGCLNRARYGISWGVMGAAEFCWHAARQYGLDRHQFGKPIAGTQLFQKKLADMQTEIALGLQGSLQVGRLMDSAQAAPEMISIMKRNNCGKALDVARMSRDMHGGNGISGEFQVIRHMMNLETVNTYEGTHDIHALILGRAQTGVQAFF; from the coding sequence ATGAACGTTGAGACGCCGATACTCAAAGCCAAGGATGCCCCTGATCTGGCCGGATTTGACTGGTCTGATCCCTTCCGTCTTGCCGAGCAATTGCACGAAGACGAGCGGATGATTCAGGAAAGCGCCAAGGCCTATGCGCAGGAAAAGCTGCAGCCGCGCGTGATTGATGCCTATGAGAACGAAGCAGTGGCGCCTGAGATTTTCAAGGAAATGGGCGACATGGGCCTTCTTGGGATCACCCTGCCCGAGGAATATGGCGGCTTGGGTGGCTCCTATGTGGCCTACGGGCTTGTCGCGCGCGAGATTGAGCGTGTCGATTCGGGGTATCGGTCGATGATGTCCGTGCAATCCTCTTTGGTGATCTATCCGATTTACGCATATGGCACTGAGGCACAGCGGCAGAAATACCTTCCCAAACTGTGCTCAGGGGAATCAATTGGCTGTTTTGGCCTGACAGAGCCGGACGCCGGGTCCGACCCGGCGGGCATGAAGACGCGCGCTGAAAAGACGCCAACCGGGTACAAGTTGACCGGGTCGAAAATGTGGATTTCGAACTCACCGATTGCCGATGTGTTCGTCGTCTGGGCGAAGTCCGAGGCCCATGGCGGCAAGATCCGTGGCTTTATCCTTGAAAAGGGCATGAAAGGCCTGTCGGCGCCAAAAGTGGGCAACAAGCTCAGCCTGCGTGCGTCGGTCACTGGCGAAATTGTCATGGATGGCGTTGAGGTTGGCGAAGACGCGCTGTTGCCGAATGTGCAGGGTCTGAAAGGACCGTTCGGGTGCCTGAACCGTGCACGCTACGGCATCAGCTGGGGCGTGATGGGGGCGGCGGAATTCTGCTGGCATGCCGCGCGGCAATACGGCCTTGACCGTCACCAGTTCGGCAAACCGATCGCGGGCACGCAGTTGTTCCAGAAAAAACTGGCGGATATGCAAACCGAAATCGCACTTGGCCTGCAAGGCTCCTTGCAAGTCGGGCGTTTGATGGACAGCGCGCAGGCAGCCCCTGAAATGATCAGCATCATGAAGCGGAACAACTGCGGCAAGGCGCTGGATGTTGCGCGTATGTCCCGTGACATGCATGGCGGCAATGGCATCAGCGGAGAGTTTCAGGTCATCCGCCACATGATGAACCTTGAGACCGTCAATACCTATGAAGGCACGCATGACATTCATGCGTTGATCCTTGGGCGGGCGCAGACAGGTGTGCAGGCGTTCTTCTAG
- a CDS encoding ABC transporter substrate-binding protein has protein sequence MFLKRIVLAGAVSLMGSAAVAACSFENDVPIKSLSAGFEAWKAVTDAMAECGNFQAELDQEFRTKQPAAFEANPALYQIGGVSNGTITPLLNSGTIRPLDDLVEKYGQNLSPNQLIRVNGQIMAIAMMVNTQHLMYRADILADLGIETPTSWDEVYAAAEKIKAAGVVDYPLGATMKSGWNLAQEFVNMYPGFGGVFFNDDNSAAVNSEAGMKALATMKRALEYTDPEVLVSDSTYVQQQFQQGKIAMANLWASRAGAMNDEAESQVVGKVAMAAAPVAMQGGAPATTLWWDGIVIARNISDEEADAAFRVAMEGLDAETVQGANDAAIWLIPGYEPTEIAAGAIATATANPAPPAYPSTTQMGLLHTALGNELPAFLTGELDAQATLEAIEEAYTISAREANVLE, from the coding sequence ATGTTTCTGAAGAGAATTGTTCTGGCGGGTGCCGTCTCGTTGATGGGAAGCGCTGCGGTCGCAGCCTGCTCGTTCGAGAACGACGTGCCGATCAAGTCGCTGAGTGCGGGTTTTGAAGCATGGAAAGCCGTCACGGACGCGATGGCCGAGTGTGGGAATTTTCAGGCGGAACTGGATCAGGAATTCCGCACGAAACAGCCCGCCGCATTTGAGGCAAACCCGGCGCTCTACCAGATCGGCGGCGTGTCCAACGGGACAATCACGCCGCTTTTGAATTCGGGCACGATCCGCCCGCTGGACGATCTGGTTGAAAAATATGGTCAGAACCTCAGCCCGAACCAATTGATCCGCGTGAACGGTCAGATCATGGCGATCGCGATGATGGTGAACACGCAGCACCTTATGTACCGCGCGGATATTCTGGCCGACCTTGGCATCGAAACGCCCACATCATGGGATGAGGTTTACGCTGCAGCCGAAAAGATCAAGGCCGCAGGCGTCGTTGACTACCCCCTGGGGGCAACAATGAAATCGGGCTGGAACCTCGCGCAGGAATTCGTGAACATGTATCCCGGTTTCGGCGGCGTTTTCTTTAACGACGACAACTCCGCCGCGGTCAATTCCGAAGCCGGGATGAAAGCGCTTGCGACCATGAAGCGCGCGCTTGAGTATACCGACCCCGAAGTCCTCGTCAGCGACAGCACCTATGTGCAGCAGCAATTCCAGCAGGGCAAGATTGCCATGGCAAACCTCTGGGCAAGCCGCGCCGGTGCCATGAATGATGAAGCGGAAAGCCAGGTCGTGGGCAAGGTGGCCATGGCCGCCGCACCCGTTGCCATGCAAGGCGGTGCACCGGCCACGACGCTGTGGTGGGACGGGATTGTCATCGCCAGGAACATCTCTGACGAGGAGGCGGATGCAGCCTTCCGCGTTGCGATGGAGGGTCTGGATGCCGAAACGGTGCAGGGTGCGAATGATGCAGCCATCTGGCTGATCCCGGGCTATGAGCCGACCGAGATCGCCGCAGGTGCCATTGCGACGGCTACGGCAAATCCCGCACCGCCCGCATATCCATCAACCACGCAGATGGGCCTGTTGCACACCGCTCTGGGCAATGAGCTGCCTGCGTTTCTGACCGGCGAGCTTGATGCGCAGGCGACCCTTGAAGCCATCGAGGAAGCCTACACGATCTCGGCCCGAGAAGCGAACGTACTCGAATGA
- a CDS encoding ester cyclase: MKGSRPEQAVLSRDTDMSKTETTRAVIEGMVDGLNDHRIDDIGAFFAENFRWMGNQGCGTKNGLRAFQDNWQRPFQAAFSDKVCVDEARLYMGEWAAAFGRQEATHSGPFMGIAATGKRVEIRYMDFWKVEEGKITDNWVMVDFPHVLAQLGKDVFDGEGWEAFDRGEKTPPRPEQ, encoded by the coding sequence ATGAAGGGTTCACGCCCCGAGCAGGCCGTTCTGAGCCGCGACACGGATATGTCCAAAACAGAAACAACCCGCGCCGTGATCGAAGGCATGGTGGATGGTCTGAACGACCACCGCATTGACGACATCGGAGCCTTTTTTGCCGAGAACTTTCGGTGGATGGGCAATCAGGGTTGCGGCACAAAGAACGGCCTGCGCGCGTTTCAGGACAACTGGCAACGCCCGTTTCAAGCGGCCTTTTCCGACAAGGTCTGCGTGGATGAAGCGCGGCTTTACATGGGCGAATGGGCCGCCGCCTTTGGTCGTCAGGAGGCGACACATTCAGGTCCCTTCATGGGGATTGCGGCCACAGGCAAACGCGTGGAAATCCGGTATATGGACTTCTGGAAGGTCGAAGAGGGCAAGATCACTGACAATTGGGTAATGGTCGATTTTCCCCATGTGCTGGCCCAGTTGGGCAAGGACGTCTTTGACGGTGAGGGTTGGGAGGCGTTCGATCGCGGTGAAAAAACACCGCCGCGGCCCGAACAGTGA
- a CDS encoding bifunctional metallophosphatase/5'-nucleotidase has product MKRFLSATAALAVTTGMAAAEYNLTILHTNDFHARFEPISRFDSGCSAEDDAEGKCFGGSARLVTAIADARARSDNSILVDGGDQFQGTLFYTYYKGALAAEMMNKMGYDAMTVGNHEFDDGPEVLRGFIDAVDFPVLMSNADVTREPLLAETLPKSVVIERGGERLGLIGLTPQDTDELASPGDNITFSDPVAAVQEQVDLLTADGVNKIIVLSHSGYGVDQRVAAETTGVDVIVGGHSNSLLSNTNEDAVGPYPTMVGDTAIVQAYAFGKFLGELNVTFDDEGTLVRAVGEPLIMDATVTADEATVARIVEAALPLDEIRNTVVADAAEAIVGERDACRARECEMGNLIADAMLARVQDQGVEIALQNGGGIRASIDAGEVTKGEVLTVLPFQNTLSTFKVTGATIVAALENAVSQHEEGAGRFLQVAGMSYAFDVSQPAGSRISDVMVGGAPIDLEKLYGVVSNDYVRNGGDGFDMFKTAQDAYDFGPDLADVTAEYMAANAPYTPYLDGRITAK; this is encoded by the coding sequence ATGAAACGATTCCTGAGTGCGACCGCTGCACTTGCCGTGACCACCGGTATGGCGGCGGCGGAATACAACCTGACCATTCTGCACACCAATGATTTCCACGCACGGTTCGAGCCGATCAGTCGTTTTGACAGCGGCTGCTCTGCCGAGGATGACGCCGAGGGCAAGTGCTTTGGTGGTTCTGCCCGCCTCGTGACGGCGATCGCGGATGCCCGGGCGCGCAGCGACAACTCGATCCTCGTGGATGGGGGCGACCAGTTTCAGGGCACGTTGTTCTACACCTATTACAAGGGCGCACTTGCGGCCGAGATGATGAACAAGATGGGCTATGACGCAATGACCGTGGGCAACCACGAATTCGATGACGGACCCGAGGTTTTGCGCGGCTTTATCGATGCTGTGGACTTTCCTGTGCTGATGTCGAATGCGGATGTCACGCGTGAACCGCTGCTGGCGGAAACCCTGCCCAAGTCTGTGGTGATCGAACGCGGCGGTGAGCGTCTGGGCCTGATCGGACTGACCCCACAGGACACGGATGAACTGGCCTCGCCGGGGGATAACATCACCTTCTCCGATCCGGTGGCCGCCGTTCAGGAACAGGTTGACCTGCTGACCGCAGACGGTGTGAACAAGATCATCGTGCTGAGCCATTCGGGCTACGGCGTGGATCAGCGCGTGGCCGCTGAAACAACCGGTGTTGATGTGATCGTCGGGGGGCATTCCAACAGCCTTTTGTCCAACACGAATGAAGACGCCGTTGGTCCCTACCCAACGATGGTGGGGGATACGGCGATCGTGCAGGCCTATGCCTTTGGCAAGTTTCTGGGCGAATTGAATGTGACCTTTGATGATGAAGGCACCCTTGTCCGTGCCGTGGGCGAACCGCTGATCATGGATGCGACCGTGACAGCGGATGAAGCGACCGTTGCGCGTATCGTCGAGGCGGCACTGCCGCTGGATGAAATTAGAAACACCGTTGTCGCCGATGCGGCGGAGGCGATTGTCGGTGAACGGGATGCCTGTCGTGCTCGCGAGTGCGAAATGGGCAACCTGATTGCGGATGCGATGCTGGCCCGGGTGCAGGATCAGGGCGTTGAGATTGCCTTGCAGAACGGCGGCGGTATTCGCGCCAGCATTGACGCTGGTGAGGTGACCAAGGGCGAAGTGCTGACGGTGCTGCCGTTTCAGAACACGCTGAGTACCTTCAAGGTCACCGGTGCCACCATCGTCGCGGCGCTGGAAAACGCGGTCAGCCAGCACGAGGAGGGCGCGGGTCGTTTCCTGCAGGTCGCCGGGATGAGCTATGCCTTTGACGTGTCACAGCCCGCAGGCAGCCGGATCAGCGACGTGATGGTGGGCGGTGCGCCGATTGATCTGGAAAAACTCTATGGCGTGGTTTCAAACGATTACGTGCGCAACGGCGGCGACGGGTTTGATATGTTCAAGACCGCGCAGGATGCCTATGACTTCGGCCCTGATCTTGCGGATGTCACGGCGGAATATATGGCGGCGAACGCCCCCTACACGCCCTATCTGGACGGTCGCATTACGGCCAAGTAA
- a CDS encoding DUF952 domain-containing protein produces the protein MIILKIFRASEWEALRKQGETAGAPIDIADGYVHFSTAQQAGETAAKHFAGASDLFLLGVDAEKLGEDLKWELSRGDQLFPHLYRKLRLDDVLWAVPLPLVDGVHQFPAGLDEACA, from the coding sequence ATGATCATTTTGAAAATATTCCGCGCCTCTGAATGGGAAGCGTTGCGAAAGCAGGGCGAAACCGCTGGCGCGCCCATAGATATCGCGGATGGATATGTGCATTTCTCGACCGCACAACAGGCAGGGGAAACGGCCGCGAAACACTTTGCGGGTGCGTCGGATTTGTTTTTATTGGGCGTGGATGCTGAAAAACTGGGCGAAGACCTGAAGTGGGAATTGTCGCGGGGCGATCAGCTTTTCCCACATCTCTATCGCAAGCTGCGCCTTGATGATGTCCTCTGGGCGGTGCCGCTGCCCCTCGTGGATGGTGTACACCAGTTTCCGGCCGGGCTGGACGAGGCCTGCGCATGA
- a CDS encoding carbohydrate ABC transporter permease, whose protein sequence is MKFKTFAAFVGPSIFMMLLFIAAPLVSVFIQSFQETITIQEQVEVETCTPGFVTQTCTTEIKTVPVLDENGKTITETRWVGLQSYQNVLQMDKLWEAVGAGSWNDIMQIDFWRALRFTLTYTLLTLPLVLGVGLAIAITVNNATRSIRGPIIFVSLLPFIITPVIGALSIYWLFVGDGILTALLERWTGNNISMFAQGWTVELLMYLYKVWSSAPFAFVIFYAGLQTVNMDTLESAVIDGASRWERLRHVIIPHLMPLIVFIALIHLMDTYREFEAIVGFRSQAHVISLQWLTYDFMTPDDAGNRAISRASASAMLTMIGIVFLLIWPLRRTWRDHKGSAH, encoded by the coding sequence ATGAAGTTCAAGACATTTGCAGCCTTTGTCGGCCCCTCCATATTCATGATGCTGCTGTTTATCGCAGCACCACTGGTATCGGTGTTCATCCAGAGTTTTCAGGAAACGATCACAATTCAGGAACAGGTCGAGGTTGAAACCTGCACGCCCGGTTTTGTGACCCAGACCTGCACGACCGAGATCAAGACCGTGCCGGTTCTGGATGAGAACGGCAAAACCATCACAGAGACCCGCTGGGTCGGGCTGCAAAGCTATCAGAACGTGCTGCAAATGGACAAGCTCTGGGAAGCGGTCGGCGCGGGCAGCTGGAACGACATCATGCAGATCGACTTCTGGCGCGCGCTGCGGTTCACGCTCACCTATACCTTGCTGACCCTGCCGTTGGTGCTTGGGGTAGGTCTGGCGATTGCGATCACGGTCAATAATGCGACCCGTTCGATCCGGGGCCCGATTATCTTTGTCTCGCTGTTGCCTTTCATCATCACCCCCGTCATCGGCGCGTTGTCGATTTACTGGCTCTTTGTCGGGGACGGCATTCTCACGGCTTTGCTGGAGCGCTGGACGGGGAACAACATTTCGATGTTCGCGCAGGGCTGGACGGTTGAATTGCTGATGTATCTCTACAAGGTGTGGAGTTCGGCACCCTTCGCCTTCGTCATTTTCTATGCGGGGCTGCAGACGGTGAACATGGACACGTTGGAGTCTGCCGTGATTGATGGCGCCAGCCGTTGGGAGCGGTTGCGCCATGTGATCATTCCCCACCTGATGCCGCTGATTGTCTTCATCGCGCTGATCCACCTGATGGACACATACCGCGAATTTGAAGCCATCGTGGGCTTTCGCAGTCAGGCGCATGTGATTTCACTGCAATGGCTGACCTATGACTTCATGACGCCGGATGATGCGGGCAACCGCGCGATCAGCCGCGCGTCAGCCTCAGCCATGCTGACCATGATCGGGATTGTTTTCTTGCTGATCTGGCCACTGCGCCGCACATGGCGCGACCACAAAGGGAGTGCGCACTGA
- a CDS encoding LysR substrate-binding domain-containing protein, which yields MQPARRLLPSITALTCFEAVARLGSATDAAAELSLTQSAVSRQIKALEGQLGITLFERRGRQLILTSRGAAYVSDIRDILQRLTRASVAVRTDARAGALNLSILPAFGMHWLAPRLQDFAQTHPEVTVNLSTRLAPFDFRDTQFDAAIHFGREDWPAADYLPLMPETVVAVCAPSLIPTPLSDARGILSHDLMHLETRPRGWVRWLRSLDIDASLPPGMVFDQFSTMAQAAVHGLGVALLPTFVADPFLNSGQLVLASPHANQSIGSYYLVWPKDREESHSLTSFRTWLRDQARG from the coding sequence ATGCAACCTGCGCGCCGTTTGCTCCCCTCCATCACCGCGCTGACCTGTTTCGAGGCGGTCGCCCGTTTAGGCAGCGCCACGGATGCAGCGGCTGAACTGTCGCTGACCCAAAGCGCGGTGAGCCGACAGATCAAGGCGCTGGAGGGGCAGTTGGGCATCACGCTTTTTGAACGGCGCGGACGACAATTGATCCTGACATCGCGCGGTGCGGCATATGTTTCGGATATCCGCGACATCCTGCAGCGCCTGACGCGCGCCTCCGTTGCAGTGCGTACCGACGCGCGCGCGGGTGCGCTCAACCTGTCGATCCTGCCCGCTTTTGGCATGCATTGGCTGGCACCCCGGCTGCAGGACTTTGCCCAGACCCACCCGGAGGTCACCGTCAATCTGTCCACCCGTCTGGCCCCGTTTGATTTTCGCGATACGCAGTTTGATGCCGCCATCCATTTCGGGCGCGAGGACTGGCCGGCGGCGGACTACCTGCCGCTCATGCCAGAGACCGTGGTTGCGGTCTGTGCGCCCTCCCTGATTCCAACGCCGTTAAGCGATGCGCGCGGTATTCTGTCCCATGACCTGATGCATCTGGAAACCCGGCCACGCGGTTGGGTGCGGTGGTTGCGATCGCTCGATATTGACGCCTCGCTGCCCCCCGGCATGGTTTTCGATCAGTTTTCCACCATGGCGCAGGCGGCGGTGCACGGCTTAGGGGTCGCGCTGCTGCCAACCTTTGTCGCGGACCCGTTCCTGAACAGTGGTCAGTTGGTGCTGGCCTCGCCCCACGCCAACCAGAGCATCGGCAGCTATTATCTCGTGTGGCCTAAAGACCGCGAAGAGAGCCATAGCCTGACGTCTTTTCGCACCTGGCTGCGCGATCAGGCCCGAGGCTGA
- a CDS encoding SOS response-associated peptidase produces the protein MCGRFSITLPTDAMAQLFAAQPDNDLPDVPNYNVCPTNNIHVITGDASGQRRLSSMRWGFLPHWYKKTNDGPLLINARAETIAEKPAFRAAVRQRRALVVTTGFYEWTKSEDGARDPWYIAPPGGGVCVMAAVWQNWTQPDGAVLRTVALVTTAANETMARIHHRMPVILGPDDWPLWLGEAGHGAATLMRAAPEDALEMFRVDRAVNSNRASGPQLIAPI, from the coding sequence ATGTGTGGACGTTTTTCCATTACCCTGCCCACTGACGCGATGGCGCAATTGTTCGCGGCCCAGCCGGACAATGACCTGCCGGATGTGCCCAACTACAATGTGTGTCCGACCAACAACATCCACGTCATTACGGGCGATGCTTCAGGGCAAAGGCGGCTGTCGTCCATGCGTTGGGGGTTTTTGCCCCATTGGTACAAGAAAACCAACGATGGCCCGCTGCTGATCAACGCGCGGGCCGAGACGATTGCAGAAAAACCTGCATTTCGCGCGGCTGTGCGTCAGCGGCGCGCATTGGTTGTCACGACTGGTTTTTATGAGTGGACCAAGTCAGAGGACGGGGCGCGTGATCCGTGGTATATCGCGCCGCCGGGGGGTGGGGTCTGCGTCATGGCGGCCGTTTGGCAAAACTGGACGCAGCCGGATGGTGCGGTGTTGCGCACAGTGGCACTCGTCACCACGGCTGCGAATGAAACGATGGCGCGCATACATCACCGGATGCCGGTGATCCTCGGGCCTGACGACTGGCCGCTGTGGCTCGGAGAGGCGGGTCACGGTGCGGCGACCCTGATGCGGGCCGCCCCCGAAGACGCGCTGGAGATGTTTCGCGTGGACCGCGCGGTCAATTCCAACCGCGCATCCGGCCCACAACTGATCGCGCCGATCTAG
- a CDS encoding carbohydrate ABC transporter permease, with translation MSTSKAMQQSFALRFSSGAFLAFWCLLAAFPIFWIAIMSFKSPVDAFAASPWDVITGPATRGNGDGLSVLDIVVGLAVLYFAIRWAFTRLPGLVRQYCPPGMIALGWIFGAVIYGVAFVLVFFGLLPLILGGVNGLLGPLGTPVLGLTTEHYVAVWAENEFYRNFLNSMLVTAGVVTVSLTVGTLAGYGLARSGSDLAFWLLILALIFRALPHSVLVAGYLPVFINSSEILRPIFGEGAPTLYGQPWAVIAVLVAINQPFTIWMLRSFFQNIPAELDEAARVDGCSHFQAFRRVIMPVMWPGVITTGLFSFLLGYNDFLVTSLLLDAQNQTMVPAIAGYFNRETTTTDQVEAVAAAVSITAPLFLLVMVFQRQIVSGLTAGAVKG, from the coding sequence ATGTCTACCTCCAAGGCCATGCAGCAGTCTTTCGCGCTGCGTTTTTCTTCAGGTGCCTTTCTGGCATTCTGGTGCCTGCTCGCGGCGTTTCCGATCTTCTGGATCGCGATCATGAGCTTCAAATCCCCCGTTGATGCCTTTGCGGCCAGCCCGTGGGATGTCATCACGGGACCGGCCACGCGGGGCAACGGCGATGGCCTGTCGGTGCTGGACATCGTGGTCGGGCTGGCGGTTTTGTATTTCGCCATCCGCTGGGCCTTTACCCGACTGCCGGGTCTGGTGCGGCAATACTGCCCACCGGGCATGATTGCCCTAGGCTGGATTTTCGGCGCGGTGATCTATGGGGTTGCCTTTGTGCTGGTTTTCTTTGGGCTGCTGCCGTTGATCCTCGGGGGGGTGAACGGGCTGCTGGGGCCGCTGGGCACGCCGGTTCTCGGGCTGACGACAGAGCACTATGTGGCCGTTTGGGCCGAGAACGAATTCTACCGCAATTTCCTGAACTCCATGCTGGTCACGGCAGGGGTTGTGACCGTGTCGCTGACGGTCGGCACGCTGGCGGGCTACGGGCTGGCGCGCTCGGGCTCTGATCTGGCCTTCTGGCTGCTGATCCTTGCGCTGATCTTTCGCGCGCTGCCGCACTCGGTGCTGGTGGCGGGGTATTTGCCGGTGTTCATCAATTCATCCGAAATCCTGCGCCCGATTTTCGGTGAAGGTGCCCCGACGCTTTATGGCCAGCCCTGGGCGGTGATTGCGGTTCTGGTGGCGATCAACCAGCCGTTCACCATCTGGATGCTGCGCTCCTTCTTTCAGAACATCCCGGCCGAACTGGACGAGGCGGCGCGCGTCGATGGGTGTTCGCATTTTCAGGCGTTTCGCCGTGTGATCATGCCGGTGATGTGGCCCGGCGTCATCACAACGGGTCTGTTTTCATTCCTGCTGGGGTACAATGACTTTCTGGTGACATCGCTGCTGCTGGATGCCCAGAACCAGACGATGGTTCCGGCCATTGCGGGCTATTTCAACCGTGAGACGACAACCACCGATCAGGTCGAGGCGGTCGCCGCTGCGGTCTCGATCACCGCGCCCCTCTTCCTGCTGGTCATGGTGTTCCAGCGCCAGATCGTTTCGGGCCTGACCGCCGGGGCCGTGAAAGGATGA